A window of Fusarium musae strain F31 chromosome 1, whole genome shotgun sequence genomic DNA:
TCTTGAGACGTCGCCTGATCTTCGCATCGCGGGTATCAAGATCATCTGCGACGGCATCATCGATGCATGCACGGCATATCTCTCAGAACCGTATTCTTCAGTTGCTTCACCGCCGCCGTTCTGGTCAAGAGAGGATCTGGAACCTGTGGTTAAACAGGCCGCTGATGCAGGAATCCAAATAGCCCTTCATGCCATCGGTGACGCAGCGATTCACATGGCGGTCGACATGCTCGAGAAGTACGGCAAGCCAGGAGCCAGACACCGGATCGAACATCTCGAAGTCTCATCCCCCGAAGACGCACAACGCCTTGGTAAACTCGGCCTCACAGCTTCCATCCAGCCAGTCCACGCCGACCCAGCCATTCTGCGCGCATGGCCCCGTCTCATCGGCCCCCGTCGCGACCGCGCCTTCGCATACCGCGAATTCGCCGACTCAGGCGCCCTCCTCGCCCTAGGCAGCGACTCTCCCACGGCGCCCTGGAACCCCCTGCACAATGTGTACGTGGCGGCTACACGACGTTCAGCGCGGGAGCCAGACTGTGAGGAGGTGGTGAATGAGCATTTCAAGCTTGGCGTCTGCGAGGCGGTAGTTGCAGGGTCGCAGGGCGCAGCGAGGAGTGTTTTTCAGGATGGGAGGGTTGGGACGCTGGAGGTGGGCAAGTTTGCGGACTTGGTTGTGGCGGATATGGAGTGGGATAGCAGGACGTTGTTGAAGGCTGAGATTAGGGAGACGTGGTTTGCTGGGAAGAGGGTTTGGAGTCTTGGGGGTTGATTGATGTTGGGAgcgtggtgttggtgggagTATAAAATGAGATAGACAATGAAATGGGTGATCTTTGAGATTGTTTGGCGAATTGAGTACGGTGAGGATTGATACTGGAGTTGCTCATTCCTGCATGTTACGTCGATGTTGTCAATGTGCAATGTTCAACATTCAGCTATGTTCACATatctcctcgtcatctccatctcaatcCATCACCACCCCTCAATCAATGACGCACTCAACTCCCTATCAAAACAATCATCAGCTCATCTCTCATCTATCAGATATACAAACACGCCAAGTTTATCTCTCTACCCACGAGTATCTCCAAACCTAACATCCTATCTCCTCCTTCGCTCCCAATTCTAGCCTCCGCTTTCTCCACCgccctcttttttttttttgttttccgcGGGAAAACCTAGGCACCACCAACCAACCCCATCAGCTCATTCCCCCGCATCTTTTAGTTAACTTACCTATCTCAGTACAGTGGCTAGAGTGGATGCACTGAGGGAAACAACCCCTGGCTAGCGGTATCTCAGCACCTCCACTCATTTTCTCAACTTATCGCAACTTTGGCTCCACCTACTGATACCCCAGATCATGAATCGTATAATCGCCCCCGGGTTCAAAAAGGGCGCTCAGTCGCTGCTTGTTTCCATCCAGCAGGACGGGAATCTCTCTCGATCATCTCCTCTCTGATCACTTGCAAtactcatcatggctgataaAAACGACATCGAGGtggacaagaagatcatcCCTCTTGACCACGACGACGTAGAGGCAGACATCAAGAACGGCACCGTCACTGACCTCGACGAGGCagagctcttcctccagcAACATGGCATCGCTCACTCCCGTCTAAGCGAGCTCATGGCTGATGAAGACGCCCTCAAGAAACTCCGCAGAAAAGTCGACTGGTCTCTCATGCCGCTGCTCTGCGGAACGTATCTCCTTCAATATGTCGATAAGCAAGCCCTCGGCTACTCAGCTGTCTTTGATCTCTTTTCAACGACTGGCATGACTTCGGATGAATACTCCTGGATGGCTTCCATTTTTTACTTTGCGTACCTTGTTGCTGAGTGGCCTGCTTCGTACCTCGCGCAGCGTTTGCCAACAGGTACTATCGTCAGCACGTTCGTTATTACCTGGGGTTCTATTCTCTGCCTCACAGCAGCATGTCAAAACTTCGCTGGTCTAGCAGTCTGTCGTTTCCTCCTCGGCGCTTTCGAAGCTGTAATCACACCAGCCTTCATGCTCATCGTCTCGCAATGGTTCCGCCGTGAGACACAGCCTGCGCGCGCAGGTCTATTCTACTGCTTCAACGGCTTCGGCGCCATGTTCGGCGGCATTCTCTTCTACGGCGTCGGCCAAGCCAAGGGGTGGGATGTCTGGCGGACCATCTACGTGCTCTGCGGCGGACTGACCATCTGTTGGGGTATAGTCCTGTTTTTCTTCCTGcccaacaacatcctcacTGCGAAGAGATTCAGCGTTGAGGAGCGCGCGATGCTGATTGCGCAGAGCGCGAGGAACAAGACTGGTGTGTTTAATAGGAAGATCAAGTGGAATCAGATCAGAGAGGTCTTTGTGGACTCGCAGATCTGGTTGCTGTTCTTCTTTGTGCTGTTGAATGAGGTTATCAATGGTGGTATTGCGAACTTTTCCAAGCTGATTGTTAAGGGGTTCACGCATGATGCGCTGTTGACGACGGCGTATGGTATTCCATACGGTGCTTGCAACGCCATCTTCATGTTTACAGGACCGTATGTTGCGTCCAAGTTCAAGAACGTGAGGACAATCGTCATGTGTGTTTGGCTTCTGCCCACGCTCATTGCTGTTACGCTCTTCTGGCAACTTCCTCGCTCCAACAAGGGCGGCCTACTCGCTGGTTACTACATGGTAAGTCCCCAACCTTCCTCAATCGCACCCTTACTAACTATTTAGTGCGCTTCCTTCGTCGGAGCCCTCATCGTAGCCCTTCAAATGCCCGCCTCAAACGTCGGCGGCTACACAAAGCGAACCACCGCCACAGCCTTTGTGTTCCTCGCATACTGCATCGGCAACATCATCGGTCCCCACGGCTTCATCGGCTCCGAAGCACCAATCTACCAGACCGGTTGCAAGCTCATTATCGGCAGTGTAGCAGGCCAAGTCGTCATTGCGATTGCTCTGCGCTTCGTGCTCATCCGTCGAAACCGTCTTCGTGACGCTCAGGGTCCTGTtgtggaggatgagaatgCCGTGTTGCAGGATCTCACTGACTTTGAGAACCCCAACTTCCGATACTCCTACTAGTTAGTTGTGGGAGATGGTTTATGATGTCATgagtgtttgtttgtttagtTAGTGTTGGTTAGACTCAATTGAAGCTTTGGTCCTTTGACCCTGCGTACCCCGGATTCGGTGATGACTCGGGAACCTATGCGTGAAATCTGGGGTGTTCCACTTTGACACTGGTTTTACGTAAAGGAATCAATGTGACCAGATGGTTATGCACGATGCTAGGTTATTGATCCCAGGGTTTCTTGGCAAGATGGGGTAGACATGGGCTAAGTTAGTCGAGGCGATGTTTGTTTCTCCGGACTCAACACCTTCACTTGTTCGACGGAGTCATGCACTCTGAATCAACAGCTTAGTTTCATTCAACGTCTGTCTAATCCTCCCACTTTGACGAAACCCTCCACCAAAACTCACACTGCTCATCCCCCCATGTAAAGTCAACCAACTCAGCTGCCTTACCAACCCCCGTCCCCCCAGCCCTCTCATCATTTCCCCTTCCCAGCAACATCGTCTTTCCCTTCCCTCCTTCAAACGGTGTCCACTCTGGCCTACTTGCAAATTTGCCCTTTATAGCGTTCGGATCGCCCTTTGTGATGAAACCAGTACAATACGCGTGGAACTGCCCAGCTACTTCTCTCTGCGCAGGCGAAATCTCACGAACTTCACGGTTAAATGTCTGATAGCGCATTTGATCACCGTGATTTGCGCCAAAGAGGGCGGTCTTGTTGAGTGCCCAGTGGTATAGATACGCGGGTTCGGCGTTGGGGTGGTATGTTGACCAAATTACGGTTTGGCGGACGGGGCATGTATATGCGTAATGACCGTATGCTGTCTCGAGGCGTTTATACTGTGATCCTACGCCAGGAATACCACGAGTGTCGAGATGTGGTGAGTCAGGGTTTGTGGAAGGATCAGGATACAACTTCTCAAGTTCCGCAACTTCAGCCTTTGTGAGATGCGGGAGAAGCTCACGAAAGAAGCCCGTGAAATCTTCAGGTTTATCGGCCGTTCGGGGAACGTAGAAAGCACCCTCGTTCGCAGCTGAACCCGTCAATATGGGAACTCTGTGGAACTTGCCAGACTTCCATGCTTCAATAGGTCGGCGTGAAATGACGTCTCCGTCGATGACAGGTTGCCATGCCCAACGAATAGAAGGATCTGAACGTCTAAATACCTCTTTTCCTGCTCTGTCCACAGTCTCTGAAGGAAGTCCTCGAAGACAAGTGAGGATCTTGGGGTCTttgaggttcttgaagtGTGAGCATGGTGTCAGGTCGAGAAGTTCCCGAAAATGCTGGGTATTGAGAGCAGCGTTTGGAGGATGGACTGCGCGTGCGGTATGGGCTCCTGAGTCCATGATTGCTTTGTGGAAGAGCTTCTTTGGCTGATTGATGTCCATGATGAGATGTCCAATCTGTAGTTGTCAGTAACAGCTTGAGGCAAAAACGGAGGCTACTTGCACCGTGAGCTGCAGCACTCAGTCCCATGATGGTAACATCGTCAGGA
This region includes:
- a CDS encoding hypothetical protein (MEROPS:MER0033240), giving the protein MAERKGSSWAWLAVLPVILAAAFTVYPDVFGRSGPEALPSVRIKQGTVIGKFVDDGTFPEPLEGFMGIPYAVPPVGERRFRHAEPVGESNETIEAYYLGPRCPGIQLVPFLKDPILGPDYESEDCLTINIWRKKGHTPSKGKLPVAVLIPGGAFNRGAARMHNSHTMLAFSEEPYIAVSMQYRIGVFGGLNTELTAKEGLLNLGLKDVYVALEWVQENIATFGGDPDDIGHLIMDINQPKKLFHKAIMDSGAHTARAVHPPNAALNTQHFRELLDLTPCSHFKNLKDPKILTCLRGLPSETVDRAGKEVFRRSDPSIRWAWQPVIDGDVISRRPIEAWKSGKFHRVPILTGSAANEGAFYVPRTADKPEDFTGFFRELLPHLTKAEVAELEKLYPDPSTNPDSPHLDTRGIPGVGSQYKRLETAYGHYAYTCPVRQTVIWSTYHPNAEPAYLYHWALNKTALFGANHGDQMRYQTFNREVREISPAQREVAGQFHAYCTGFITKGDPNAIKGKFASRPEWTPFEGGKGKTMLLGRGNDERAGGTGVGKAAELVDFTWGDEQCEFWWRVSSKWED